In Burkholderia pseudomultivorans, the DNA window AACCCGACGAACTGCAGCTGGCGTGGGAGGCTGGCATCGACGAAATCGTCACGAAGCCGACGTCGCTGAAGTCGCTCGAACAGGCGATCACGAAATACGCCGGGACGTGGCGACGGCCCACGCATCCGCCCGTGCCGCAACGCACGGCCGGCCCGCTGCCGAAAGACCTGCACACGGTACTGGTCGACGCGACGCGACGCTCGAACGCCGCCATCGCGCGCGCGCTCCAGGACGGCGACCTGAAGATCGCGCGTTCGGAAATTCACAGCATGCGGGGTGCGTTCGCGATGATCGGGGAACGGGAGATATCGACGCTGTGCGCGTCGCTCGAAGCGCTGGCGCTGGCCGGCGACGCGGCGGCGTTCGCGCGCGAGTTCGAACGCTATCGGCACGACGCGCACGAGATCCTCGAACGGCGTGCGGCCGGCGACGCGAAGCCGTCGCACGACACACTTTCTGACACATCGCCGATCCATCGATGAAGCGGCCGATCGCGCCCTTGCGTTGCGTTCATTGGGCCACGGGCACACAAGACACTGGCCTGATGGCCAACGTGAGAAAAGCGCAACTTTCCGTCAAACGAGACGCGTCGAACGAAGCTAAAGTAGTCGCACGTTAACGCAAGGAAACCGAACCATCGAGCGCGTGATGCAGGTGATGGTTCCGGCGCTGGAAATCCTTCGCGTCAACGAAGCGCGGCCCGCAGGTGTAAGGGCACCCGCGAGCCGCTGACCGCAACCAACTCAACCAAGGAGTTGACCATGGCTGACGCGAATCATAGCGCAACCGTACTTTTCCTCGATCGTTTCGTCCCGACGCAGGAATCTTCCCGGCAGGGCCGCACTTTCCCCGAGCTTCGCGTGGCGGGCGATACACCGCCCGTTCTGTACCTGTGGGCGAAGCTGTCGGGCCGGTGGATCGACGCGGCGGGTTTCGATCCCGGGCAGCGCCTGCGGATCGAGGTGACGCACAAGCGGCTCGTCATCACGCCGATCGACGAAGACAGCCGCGACGTTTTCGAAACGCGCGGACTCGCCGACGGCGATGCCGCACCGAAGCGACCCTTGCCGCAGGATCCGGCGATGACGGGGGACGTGCAATGAAGCGCCGCGACTCGCATCGACGCGCCGGCGAAGTGCCGGCCGCTTCCGACGTCGACTAACTGATCCTGACGCTGATGTCGTTCGGCCAGCATGTGGAGATCGTGGTGACGCCTGCAGGGCGCTCGGCTCCGGCAGGCATCACGGTATCGGTCTGACGGTCAGGGAAACAAGCTGAAGGATGGGTGT includes these proteins:
- a CDS encoding SymE family type I addiction module toxin codes for the protein MADANHSATVLFLDRFVPTQESSRQGRTFPELRVAGDTPPVLYLWAKLSGRWIDAAGFDPGQRLRIEVTHKRLVITPIDEDSRDVFETRGLADGDAAPKRPLPQDPAMTGDVQ